From Ammospiza caudacuta isolate bAmmCau1 chromosome 15, bAmmCau1.pri, whole genome shotgun sequence, a single genomic window includes:
- the TFAP2C gene encoding transcription factor AP-2 gamma produces the protein MLWKLADNVKYEEDCEDRHDGSSNGNPRLPHLSAVSQHLYSPAPPLSHSGASDFQPPYFPPPYQPLPYSQSSDPYSHLGDPFSINPLHQPPPPPPSQQQSAWPNRQSQEAAGLAPHGRPGLVPHLSALESGSAGSRRDAFRRSELLLPHGHGLDASALADNLGLHDMAHQMEEVQNVEDQHLLMHDQTVIRKGPISLTKNSALSLPCQKDGLIGVVINPNEVFCSVPGRLSLLSSTSKYKVTVAEVQRRLSPPECLNASLLGGVLRRAKSKNGGRSLREKLDKIGLNLPAGRRKAANVTLLTSLVEGEAVHLARDFGYVCETEFPSKAVAEYLTRPHMGRNEMANRKNMLLAAKQICKEFTDLLTQDRTPLGNTRPSPILDPGIQGCLTHFSLITHGFGSAAICAAMTSVQNYLNEALKIADKSYMNAGDQSPAETNKTIDKMDKHRK, from the exons ATGTTGTGGAAACTAGCAGATAATGTCAAGTACGAAGAGGACTGCGAG GACCGGCACGATGGCAGCAGCAACGGGAACCCGCGGCTGCCGCACCTCTCCGCCGTCAGCCAGCACCTGtacagcccggccccgccgctctcGCACTCGGGCGCCTCCGACTTCCAGCCGCCCTACTTCCCCCCGCCCTACCAGCCGCTGCCTTACTCGCAGTCCAGCGACCCCTACTCGCACCTCGGGGACCCCTTCTCCATCAACCCGCTGCaccagccgccgccgccgccgcccagccagcagcagagcgCTTGGCCGAACCGGCAGAGCCAGGAGGCGGCGGGGCTGGCCCCGCACGGCCGGCCCGGGCTGGTGCCGCACCTCTCGGCGCTGGAGAGCGGCTCCGCCGGCAGCCGCCGCGACGCTTTCCGCCGCtccgagctgctgctgccccacgGGCACGGCCTGGACGCCTCGGCGCTGGCCGATAACCTGGGCCTGCACGACATGGCCCACCAGATGGAGGAGGTGCAG AATGTGGAAGATCAACACTTACTAATGCATGACCAGACAGTCATTAGAAAAG GTCCCATCTCCCTAACGAAGAACAGTGCTCTGAGCCTGCCGTGCCAGAAGGACGGCTTGATCGGGGTGGTGATCAACCCCAACGAGGTGTTCTGCTCCGTGCCGGGCcgcctgtccctgctcagctccacGTCCAAGTACAAAGTGACAGTGGCAGAGGTGCAGAGGCGGCTCTCGCCCCCGGAGTGTCTCAATGCCTCCCTGCTAGGAGGAGTCCTGCGAAG AGCCAAATCTAAAAATGGTGGCAGATCATTAAGGGAAAAACTGGATAAAATTGGCTTGAATCTTCCTGCTGGCAGAAGGAAAGCTGCAAATGTGACACTGTTGACATCTTTGGTGGAAG GTGAAGCTGTGCATCTTGCTCGTGACTTTGGCTACGTGTGTGAGACAGAATTTCCTTCCAAAGCAGTGGCTGAATATTTAACCAGACCACACATGGGCCGCAACGAGATGGCAAACAGGAAGAACATGCTGCTTGCTGCAAA GCAGATCTGTAAGGAATTCACAGACCTCCTCACTCAGGACAGAACCCCCCTTGGAAACACGCGGCCCAGCCCCATCTTGGACCCTGGCATCCAGGGCTGTTTGACTCATTTCAGCCTGATCACACATGGCTTTGGGAGCGCTGCCATCTGCGCTGCCATGACATCCGTGCAGAACTACCTAAACGAGGCGTTAAAAATAGCAGACAAATCCTACATGAACGCTGGCGACCAGAGCCCCGCAGAGACCAACAAAACCATCGACAAAATGGACAAGCACAGGAAGTGA